A portion of the Burkholderia sp. GAS332 genome contains these proteins:
- a CDS encoding NADPH-dependent 2,4-dienoyl-CoA reductase, sulfur reductase, translating to MNFDVLVIGAGPAGLSAAQSASTYGATVGIVDDNALPGGQIWRQGPRHPSAGPARALLDELAARKNVALLSGARVVQLLSAHTLLAERDGRALTIGYSKLIVATGARERFLPFPGWTLPGVTGAGGLQALIKGGTPVTGERIVIAGSGPLLWAAATTARLQGAHVVALVEQASAASVGRFARSLVQTPAKLLQAARMRARLWRTPYLLDAYVSEALGDASVREVRVSQNGRDRLIACDRLACAYGLLPNTGIAAALGCRVDMDGPVEAVAVDEWQATSVPAVFAAGECTGVGGMELSALEGKIAALAAVNESERARPLFAERARYRRFAQRMHEAFELNPDLRTLATPDTLFCRCEDVPYRDLARHTSWRDAKLHTRCGMGPCQGKVCGAAAAFCFGWTRSGEQMSRPPFSPVRIETLLQAGSDA from the coding sequence ATGAATTTCGATGTACTGGTGATCGGCGCCGGACCTGCTGGACTCAGTGCCGCGCAGTCCGCGTCAACGTATGGCGCAACGGTTGGCATCGTCGACGATAACGCGTTGCCAGGCGGTCAAATCTGGCGGCAGGGGCCGCGGCATCCGTCCGCCGGACCGGCGCGCGCCTTGCTCGATGAGCTGGCGGCGCGTAAGAACGTGGCGTTGCTGAGCGGCGCACGTGTTGTGCAGCTGCTATCGGCGCACACGTTGCTGGCCGAGCGGGACGGGCGCGCGTTGACGATCGGCTATAGCAAGCTGATCGTCGCGACCGGCGCGCGTGAGCGCTTTCTGCCGTTTCCCGGCTGGACCTTGCCAGGCGTCACGGGAGCTGGCGGGTTGCAGGCGCTGATCAAGGGCGGTACGCCGGTGACAGGCGAGCGCATTGTGATCGCCGGCAGCGGTCCGCTGCTGTGGGCCGCTGCCACGACGGCGCGCCTCCAGGGCGCGCATGTCGTGGCGCTGGTCGAGCAGGCTTCGGCGGCGTCGGTGGGCCGCTTTGCCCGCTCGCTGGTACAAACGCCCGCCAAGCTGCTGCAGGCGGCGCGCATGCGCGCCCGCCTCTGGCGGACGCCGTATCTGCTCGACGCGTATGTCAGCGAGGCGCTTGGCGACGCAAGCGTGCGGGAAGTTCGCGTGAGTCAGAACGGCCGCGACCGGCTGATTGCCTGCGACCGGCTGGCCTGTGCGTACGGCCTGCTGCCGAATACGGGCATCGCAGCCGCGCTGGGATGCCGGGTCGACATGGACGGGCCGGTGGAAGCGGTAGCGGTCGACGAGTGGCAGGCCACCTCGGTGCCGGCTGTGTTCGCTGCGGGTGAATGCACGGGCGTGGGGGGCATGGAGTTGTCGGCGCTCGAGGGCAAAATTGCCGCGCTGGCGGCCGTCAACGAGTCTGAGCGTGCTCGCCCGCTCTTTGCCGAACGCGCGCGCTACAGGCGCTTTGCGCAACGCATGCACGAGGCGTTTGAACTGAACCCGGATCTGCGCACACTGGCGACACCGGACACGCTCTTCTGCCGATGCGAGGACGTGCCCTATCGGGATCTGGCGCGGCACACTTCATGGCGCGATGCGAAACTGCACACGCGTTGCGGCATGGGCCCCTGTCAGGGAAAAGTCTGCGGTGCGGCAGCCGCATTCTGCTTTGGCTGGACACGTAGCGGCGAGCAGATGTCGCGCCCGCCATTCTCTCCGGTGCGCATTGAAACGCTGCTGCAAGCCGGGTCCGATGCGTAA
- a CDS encoding 2Fe-2S iron-sulfur cluster binding domain-containing protein has protein sequence MPEQITLDIDGQAVSVARGCTVAAALAIARNHAAVVTRRSVSGELRGPLCGMGICQECRVTIDGVRHRLACQTICTAGMSVITGGSAQ, from the coding sequence ATGCCTGAACAGATCACACTCGACATCGATGGACAAGCCGTGAGCGTTGCACGCGGCTGCACGGTGGCTGCCGCGCTCGCCATCGCCCGCAACCATGCGGCCGTGGTGACGCGCCGCTCAGTCAGCGGCGAATTGCGCGGGCCGCTCTGCGGGATGGGTATCTGCCAGGAGTGCCGGGTCACGATTGACGGCGTACGTCATCGGCTGGCGTGCCAGACGATCTGTACAGCGGGCATGTCCGTCATAACCGGAGGATCGGCACAATGA
- a CDS encoding Glycine/D-amino acid oxidase, translating into MKRSNGQPDVVVIGAGIVGAACAYELASHGLDVLVVERAGVGGGVTAAGMGHLVVMDDSPAEFVLSAHSRALWHALAPRLDARHAFVRSGTLWVATDDEELALAQSRQRALQQQGIDCATLDAQQVREAEPALRHGLCGGMIVPDDAVVYAPAVAAWLLAQPVAGRIVQRLDTEVTGIEQQSVRLADGGRIAAGAVLLANGLQAATLMPALPLQAKKGHLLITDRYPGTIRHQILELGYIKSAHNQSGTSVAFNVQPRPTGQLLIGSSRQFDSIDPKVEPVILARMLQRAVDYLPALAGLNAIRAWTGFRPASSDGLPLIGPAASFAGDAMHPATWLAVGHEGLGVTTALGTAKLIAAQMLGLPAPFDARPYLPARLTHSGAVHA; encoded by the coding sequence ATGAAGCGTTCCAATGGTCAGCCGGACGTGGTCGTGATAGGAGCGGGTATCGTCGGTGCGGCCTGTGCGTACGAGCTGGCCTCGCACGGCCTCGACGTGCTGGTGGTCGAGCGTGCAGGCGTGGGCGGCGGCGTGACGGCGGCCGGCATGGGTCACCTGGTCGTGATGGACGACTCGCCTGCCGAGTTCGTGCTGAGCGCCCATTCGCGCGCGCTGTGGCATGCGCTGGCGCCGCGCCTCGATGCGCGCCATGCGTTTGTGCGCAGCGGCACGTTGTGGGTGGCGACCGACGACGAGGAATTGGCCCTGGCGCAAAGCCGGCAGCGTGCGCTGCAGCAGCAGGGCATCGACTGCGCGACACTCGACGCGCAGCAGGTGCGCGAAGCTGAGCCTGCGTTACGGCATGGGCTCTGTGGCGGAATGATCGTACCTGACGACGCGGTGGTCTACGCGCCGGCAGTCGCGGCCTGGTTGCTCGCGCAGCCTGTCGCCGGGCGCATCGTGCAACGGCTGGATACTGAAGTGACCGGTATCGAGCAACAGAGCGTGCGTCTCGCGGACGGCGGCCGCATCGCCGCCGGCGCCGTGTTGCTGGCCAACGGCCTGCAGGCTGCGACGCTCATGCCGGCGCTGCCGCTGCAAGCAAAGAAGGGGCATCTGCTGATTACCGATCGCTACCCCGGCACGATCCGGCATCAAATCCTCGAACTCGGCTACATCAAGAGCGCGCACAACCAGAGCGGCACGTCGGTCGCTTTCAACGTGCAGCCGCGCCCGACCGGTCAGTTGCTGATCGGCTCGTCGCGTCAGTTCGACAGCATCGATCCGAAGGTCGAGCCAGTGATTCTCGCGCGCATGCTGCAGCGTGCGGTCGACTATTTGCCGGCGCTGGCCGGCCTGAACGCCATTCGGGCGTGGACGGGTTTTCGCCCGGCATCCAGCGACGGTTTGCCATTGATCGGGCCGGCCGCGTCCTTTGCCGGCGATGCGATGCATCCCGCAACATGGCTTGCGGTTGGCCATGAGGGCTTGGGCGTGACGACCGCGCTCGGCACGGCGAAGCTGATCGCGGCGCAGATGCTGGGCCTGCCGGCGCCGTTCGACGCGCGTCCTTATCTGCCCGCACGGTTGACGCACTCGGGGGCGGTCCATGCCTGA
- a CDS encoding 4-hydroxyproline epimerase, whose translation MKTLTAIDSHTGGEPTRLVISGGPELGLGPLQERLAVFLRDFDRVRAGIVNEPRGSDVMVGALLCEPHDPSCTAGVIFFNNVGFLGMCGHGTIGLVVSLAHLGRIEPGLHRIETPVGIVEAELHTDRSVTVRNVPAYRYRHAVPLDVPGIGRVHGDIAWGGNWFFLVSDHGQTLDYSRIDALTEASWAIRRALEANGITGEGGALIDHIELFADSDRPGIDSRNFVLCPGKAYDRSPCGTGTSAKLACLAADGKLAAGALWRQESIIGSVFEAHYDTDPALPAGQIRPNIRGTAHVHAESRLIFADDDPFAWGVRAS comes from the coding sequence ATGAAAACCTTGACCGCAATCGACTCCCACACTGGCGGTGAACCCACCCGCCTGGTGATTTCCGGTGGCCCCGAGCTGGGCCTCGGACCGTTGCAGGAACGCCTTGCCGTGTTTCTGCGCGATTTCGACCGTGTTCGCGCGGGTATCGTCAACGAGCCGCGCGGCTCCGATGTCATGGTCGGCGCGCTGCTGTGCGAGCCGCATGATCCGTCCTGTACGGCGGGCGTCATCTTCTTCAACAACGTCGGCTTTCTCGGCATGTGCGGGCACGGCACGATCGGCCTCGTCGTCTCACTGGCCCATCTGGGCCGGATCGAGCCGGGCTTGCACCGGATCGAGACACCGGTGGGAATCGTCGAGGCTGAGTTGCACACCGATCGCAGCGTGACGGTGCGCAACGTGCCGGCGTATCGCTACCGTCATGCCGTGCCGCTCGATGTGCCCGGCATCGGGCGCGTGCATGGTGATATCGCGTGGGGCGGCAACTGGTTTTTCCTCGTCTCCGATCACGGGCAAACGCTGGATTACAGTCGTATCGACGCGTTGACGGAAGCCAGCTGGGCCATCCGGCGCGCGCTGGAGGCCAACGGTATCACTGGCGAGGGTGGCGCGCTGATCGATCACATCGAGCTGTTCGCCGATTCTGACCGGCCCGGTATCGATAGCCGCAATTTCGTGCTGTGTCCGGGCAAGGCTTATGACCGCTCACCGTGCGGCACCGGCACGAGCGCGAAGCTCGCCTGCCTCGCCGCCGACGGCAAGCTGGCCGCTGGCGCGCTATGGCGGCAGGAGAGCATTATCGGCAGTGTGTTCGAGGCTCATTACGACACCGATCCGGCATTGCCGGCAGGGCAAATTCGACCGAACATCCGCGGCACGGCTCACGTCCACGCTGAATCCAGACTGATTTTCGCCGACGACGATCCTTTCGCGTGGGGCGTCCGCGCGTCATGA
- a CDS encoding transcriptional regulator, ArsR family, whose protein sequence is MTLDIDAIHKALANPVRREILGWLREPYAHFSDQEFPLDQGVCAGKIDARCGLSQSTVSAHLAALQRAGLVTSRRVGQWVFFKRNEAVIQAFLEHMNTGL, encoded by the coding sequence ATGACGCTCGATATCGACGCGATCCACAAAGCGCTCGCCAACCCTGTACGGCGGGAGATCCTCGGCTGGCTGCGCGAGCCGTACGCGCATTTCTCCGACCAGGAATTCCCGCTCGATCAAGGCGTGTGCGCCGGCAAGATCGACGCGCGCTGCGGCCTGTCGCAGTCCACCGTGTCGGCGCACCTCGCCGCCTTGCAGCGCGCGGGGCTCGTCACGTCCAGGCGGGTAGGTCAATGGGTGTTTTTCAAACGCAATGAGGCCGTCATTCAGGCGTTTCTCGAGCACATGAACACCGGGCTCTGA
- a CDS encoding Predicted N-acetyltransferase YhbS: protein MQHASNITFRLAAPHDADAIRTIEFEAGQRFAGVGMTGIADAPPMELELVNRKIDAQQIVVAVDADETCVGFVMFEPQPTRFYVQELDVLTSHAGQRIGAALIEQVAQLARAQQLTQLILSTFREVPWNAPYYRRLGFHDIAEADLDAALIARRDAHIARGLDESKRVFMRRDLA from the coding sequence ATGCAACACGCTTCCAACATCACGTTCCGCCTTGCCGCGCCGCACGATGCGGACGCTATCCGTACGATCGAATTCGAGGCCGGCCAGCGCTTTGCCGGCGTCGGCATGACCGGTATCGCCGATGCACCGCCGATGGAGTTGGAACTCGTCAACCGCAAGATCGACGCGCAGCAGATCGTCGTCGCCGTGGATGCCGATGAGACCTGTGTGGGGTTCGTGATGTTCGAGCCGCAGCCCACGCGCTTCTATGTTCAGGAGCTCGACGTGCTGACTTCGCATGCCGGGCAACGCATCGGCGCGGCGCTGATCGAGCAGGTCGCGCAACTCGCGCGCGCGCAACAACTCACGCAACTTATATTGTCGACGTTTCGCGAGGTGCCGTGGAACGCGCCGTACTATCGGCGGCTCGGCTTTCACGATATCGCGGAGGCCGATCTCGATGCGGCGCTGATCGCGCGGCGCGACGCGCATATCGCGCGCGGACTGGACGAATCGAAGCGCGTGTTCATGCGGCGTGATCTGGCCTGA
- a CDS encoding membrane-associated protein translates to MDLMHVLQVALHFDQHLSGLIAQYGTAVYAMLFLVVFVEIGFLPLFFLPGDPLIFICGGLAATGALNVWLVIPVLFAATVAGSIVCYAIGRAIGEKVYTADYRWLDKNALRKAHTFYEARGGLTFLLSPFIAVVRTFAPFVAGVSRMTFARFVSYVTAGAALWIVSLVTAGYLFGNVPLVRDHMSSIVLLGVSLGVGSLLVSAVWRFVNRRLRAH, encoded by the coding sequence ATGGATCTCATGCATGTGCTGCAGGTCGCCCTGCACTTCGACCAGCACCTGAGCGGTTTGATCGCGCAATACGGCACGGCCGTCTACGCGATGCTGTTTCTCGTAGTGTTCGTCGAGATCGGCTTCCTGCCGCTATTCTTTTTGCCTGGCGATCCGCTGATTTTCATCTGTGGCGGTCTCGCCGCCACCGGTGCGCTGAACGTCTGGCTCGTGATCCCCGTGCTGTTCGCCGCCACCGTGGCCGGCAGCATCGTCTGCTATGCGATCGGCCGCGCGATCGGCGAGAAAGTCTATACCGCGGACTACCGCTGGCTTGACAAGAATGCGCTGCGTAAAGCGCACACGTTTTACGAAGCACGCGGCGGCCTGACCTTTCTGCTGTCGCCGTTCATTGCCGTCGTGCGCACGTTTGCACCGTTCGTCGCCGGCGTTTCACGCATGACCTTTGCACGTTTCGTCTCGTACGTCACGGCCGGCGCCGCACTGTGGATCGTGTCGCTGGTGACGGCGGGCTATCTGTTCGGCAACGTGCCGCTGGTGCGCGATCATATGAGTTCGATCGTGCTGCTGGGCGTCTCGCTCGGTGTCGGATCGTTGCTGGTGAGCGCCGTGTGGCGCTTCGTCAACCGAAGGTTGCGCGCTCACTAA
- a CDS encoding Threonine/homoserine/homoserine lactone efflux protein has protein sequence MTLSALLVFALALIIAAGTPGPGIAALVARVLTNGFRDVLPFLAAMWLGEALWLTCAVAGLAVIARSFGMVFIVLKFVGVAYLLFLAWKMWRAPADVQGSDLPSGQSPWRMFVAGLLVTLSNPKIMMFYLALLPTIIDLSRIGTVAWFELTLTMLIVLMVVDFGWALLATRARKLLSTRRAVRITNRASATVMAGVAAAIATR, from the coding sequence ATGACGCTGTCTGCTTTGCTCGTTTTCGCCCTGGCACTGATCATCGCCGCCGGCACGCCGGGCCCCGGCATCGCCGCACTGGTCGCGCGCGTGCTGACCAACGGCTTTCGCGACGTCTTGCCGTTTCTCGCCGCGATGTGGCTCGGCGAAGCATTGTGGCTCACCTGCGCGGTAGCCGGTCTCGCGGTGATCGCGCGCAGCTTCGGCATGGTGTTCATCGTGCTGAAATTCGTTGGTGTCGCCTATTTGCTGTTCCTTGCATGGAAGATGTGGCGCGCACCGGCCGACGTGCAAGGCAGCGACTTGCCGAGCGGCCAGTCGCCGTGGCGCATGTTCGTCGCCGGCTTGCTAGTGACGCTCAGCAATCCGAAGATCATGATGTTCTACCTCGCGTTGTTGCCGACCATCATCGATCTGTCACGTATCGGCACTGTGGCGTGGTTCGAACTGACGCTCACCATGCTGATCGTGCTGATGGTCGTCGACTTCGGCTGGGCTCTGCTCGCCACACGTGCGCGCAAGCTGTTGAGCACCCGCCGCGCAGTGAGGATCACCAACCGCGCCAGTGCCACGGTCATGGCGGGTGTTGCCGCCGCTATCGCCACACGCTAA
- a CDS encoding Activator of Hsp90 ATPase homolog 1-like protein — MSSRVQVSLRVAATPLRAFDVFTREIGRWWRPNGLFQFTPQGAGVLSFEQSAAPLTPGESGRLIETQPDGSVFEIGRVTAWEPGERLAFGWRQASFTDAQHTHVEVRFEAVGDETRVTVEHRGWDTVPQDHVARHHFPEREFLLRHGEWWQALLASLRTEVQAAAPPG; from the coding sequence ATGAGTTCGCGCGTGCAGGTGTCGCTACGCGTCGCGGCCACGCCGCTGCGCGCGTTCGATGTGTTCACACGCGAAATCGGCAGATGGTGGCGGCCGAACGGGCTGTTTCAATTCACGCCGCAAGGTGCGGGCGTGCTGTCGTTCGAGCAAAGCGCGGCGCCTCTCACACCGGGGGAGTCCGGCCGCCTGATCGAAACGCAGCCGGACGGCAGCGTGTTCGAGATCGGCCGCGTCACAGCCTGGGAGCCGGGCGAGCGTTTGGCATTTGGCTGGCGTCAGGCCAGCTTCACCGATGCGCAGCACACGCATGTCGAAGTGCGTTTCGAAGCGGTGGGTGACGAAACGCGCGTGACGGTCGAGCATCGCGGCTGGGATACGGTGCCGCAGGACCATGTGGCGCGCCACCATTTCCCCGAGCGCGAGTTTCTGCTGCGGCACGGCGAATGGTGGCAGGCCTTGCTGGCGTCGCTACGGACTGAAGTACAAGCCGCTGCGCCGCCAGGCTGA
- a CDS encoding transcriptional regulator, ArsR family, which produces MGKPMALPAGASLDRTLAALADPNRRQVVDLLSQQPMRAGELAQATGLSPQAMSRHLRVLRSSELIEESHDGIDARVRLYMLRSAPMGELKAWLEQTEALWSEQLLAFKAHLEQQE; this is translated from the coding sequence ATGGGCAAACCGATGGCATTGCCTGCCGGCGCCTCGCTCGACCGCACGCTGGCCGCGCTAGCCGATCCGAACCGGCGTCAGGTGGTCGATCTGCTCAGCCAGCAGCCGATGCGCGCCGGCGAACTCGCGCAGGCCACCGGCCTCTCGCCGCAGGCGATGAGCCGGCATTTGCGCGTGCTGCGTTCGAGCGAGTTGATCGAAGAATCGCACGACGGCATCGACGCGCGCGTGCGGCTCTACATGCTGAGATCGGCGCCGATGGGCGAACTGAAGGCATGGCTCGAACAGACCGAGGCGTTGTGGTCCGAGCAATTGCTGGCGTTCAAGGCGCATCTGGAGCAGCAGGAATGA
- a CDS encoding Uncharacterized conserved protein PhnB, glyoxalase superfamily — translation MSEPFHRPSLGASVYYKDPFAAVDWLEKAFGFERQLVVTDSDGQLSHSEMRFGDSYVMICREWSEDAASPASIGGKNTQSVHVQLRDGIDDHCARARAAGAVITREPADQFYGDRVYAARDPEGHVWSFGQTLRAVSREEAERVSGLKIEGWI, via the coding sequence ATGAGCGAGCCGTTTCATCGTCCTTCGCTGGGCGCGTCGGTGTACTACAAGGACCCGTTTGCCGCGGTTGACTGGCTCGAGAAAGCGTTCGGCTTCGAGCGTCAGTTGGTGGTCACGGATAGCGACGGCCAGTTAAGTCACTCGGAAATGCGCTTCGGCGACAGCTACGTGATGATCTGCCGCGAATGGTCGGAAGACGCGGCGAGCCCGGCTTCGATCGGCGGCAAGAATACGCAGTCGGTGCACGTGCAACTGCGCGACGGGATCGACGACCATTGTGCCCGCGCGCGGGCCGCGGGCGCTGTCATCACGCGCGAGCCGGCGGATCAGTTTTACGGCGACCGCGTCTACGCGGCGCGCGATCCGGAAGGGCACGTCTGGAGCTTTGGCCAGACCTTGCGAGCGGTGTCGCGCGAGGAAGCCGAGCGCGTGAGCGGTCTGAAAATCGAAGGATGGATTTAA
- a CDS encoding Methyltransferase domain-containing protein, translating into MTTVTEHYASHLAPVYLWMAGGLDAAISRGEAEIDLVCPSGADGLIAVDLGAGFGMHTVSLARRGYSVVAIDTSAILLGILRDQVDTLPVRIVEDDFVAFQKHLDGKANLILCMGDTLTHLPEQRSVEQLFAGIADSLQVGGRFIATFRDYSTPLTDTSRFIPVKGDNDRILTCFLEYADHHVTVHDVLHERSGSSWQQRVSAYQKLRLSTEWVAQALQAKGFSVRIEQGFAGMVRVVATAHTHPSS; encoded by the coding sequence ATGACGACTGTGACTGAACACTACGCGAGTCACCTCGCACCTGTTTACCTATGGATGGCCGGTGGACTTGACGCCGCTATCTCTCGTGGTGAAGCGGAAATCGACCTGGTTTGCCCAAGCGGCGCGGACGGGCTCATCGCCGTCGATCTCGGCGCCGGATTCGGCATGCATACCGTCTCATTGGCACGCCGCGGCTATTCGGTCGTCGCCATCGACACGTCGGCCATCCTGCTTGGGATACTTCGGGATCAGGTCGATACGCTGCCTGTGAGAATAGTCGAGGATGATTTTGTCGCCTTCCAGAAGCATCTGGATGGGAAGGCCAACCTGATTCTGTGCATGGGTGACACGTTGACTCACCTGCCAGAACAAAGGTCCGTCGAGCAACTGTTCGCTGGTATCGCGGATTCGCTGCAGGTCGGCGGGAGGTTCATCGCCACTTTCCGGGACTATTCGACCCCCCTTACCGACACGAGTCGCTTTATCCCAGTGAAGGGCGATAACGATCGAATCCTCACCTGCTTTCTTGAGTATGCCGACCACCATGTCACTGTTCACGACGTTCTTCACGAGCGAAGTGGCTCAAGCTGGCAACAACGCGTCAGCGCCTATCAGAAGCTCCGGCTCTCGACCGAATGGGTCGCCCAAGCACTGCAAGCCAAAGGATTTTCGGTTCGCATTGAGCAGGGGTTCGCAGGCATGGTCCGGGTTGTCGCAACAGCGCACACGCATCCATCTTCATAA
- a CDS encoding D-amino-acid dehydrogenase gives MTTMKFDAVVLGAGIVGVCVAVQLQKRGRQVALVDRKQPGNETSFGNAGLIQREAVYPYAFPRDLGTLLRYARNQSPDVRYHADAMLKTAPFLWQYWRNSHPAKHAAIAKSYATLIEHCVDEHRALAAAAGASALLRHTGWIKVFRTDKVRDAEIRLVEQWHREYGVEFDAIDAARLQQKEPDLDKSLSGGLHYPASDSVSDPNALVTAYAKYFEALGGRFFIGDADSFREGWAVDTEAGTITASSAVVALGPWSDRVSTRLGYRLPLAVKRGYHMHYAADAAARLNHPVLDVEKGYLLAPMAKGIRLTTGAEIAHCDAPKTPTQLAAVEPIARTLFPLGKRLDDEPWMGRRPCTPDMMPIIGPARNHKDLWFAFGHAHHGLTLGPVTGRLIAEMMTNEETLVDTRPFRVERF, from the coding sequence ATGACCACAATGAAATTCGATGCCGTTGTGCTCGGCGCGGGCATTGTCGGCGTGTGCGTTGCCGTGCAGCTTCAGAAACGCGGGCGCCAGGTCGCGCTGGTCGACCGTAAGCAGCCCGGCAACGAAACGTCGTTCGGCAACGCCGGGCTGATCCAGCGCGAAGCCGTGTATCCCTACGCGTTTCCACGTGATCTCGGCACCTTGCTTCGCTACGCGCGCAACCAGTCGCCAGACGTTCGCTACCATGCCGACGCCATGCTCAAGACCGCGCCGTTCCTGTGGCAATACTGGCGCAATTCTCATCCGGCAAAACATGCCGCTATCGCGAAGTCATACGCCACGCTAATCGAGCATTGCGTGGACGAACACCGCGCGCTGGCCGCCGCGGCCGGCGCGAGCGCCTTATTGCGCCACACCGGCTGGATCAAGGTGTTTCGCACTGACAAGGTACGGGATGCGGAAATCCGGCTCGTTGAACAGTGGCATCGGGAATATGGCGTCGAGTTCGATGCGATCGACGCCGCCCGCCTGCAACAGAAGGAGCCCGATCTCGACAAGAGCTTGTCAGGCGGCTTGCACTACCCGGCGTCTGATTCCGTGAGCGATCCCAACGCGCTTGTCACCGCCTACGCGAAGTATTTCGAAGCGCTGGGTGGGCGGTTCTTCATCGGCGACGCGGACTCGTTTCGGGAGGGTTGGGCGGTCGATACGGAAGCCGGGACGATCACCGCTTCATCAGCGGTCGTCGCGTTGGGGCCGTGGTCGGATCGGGTCAGTACGCGACTCGGCTATCGCTTGCCGCTCGCTGTCAAACGCGGATACCACATGCACTATGCGGCCGACGCAGCGGCCCGTCTGAATCATCCGGTACTAGACGTCGAGAAAGGGTACCTGCTGGCACCCATGGCAAAAGGCATCCGCTTGACCACGGGGGCGGAAATCGCGCACTGCGATGCGCCCAAAACACCCACGCAACTCGCCGCGGTCGAGCCGATTGCACGCACGCTGTTTCCATTGGGCAAGCGTCTCGACGACGAACCGTGGATGGGACGGCGCCCTTGTACGCCCGACATGATGCCGATCATCGGTCCCGCGAGAAATCACAAAGACTTGTGGTTCGCGTTTGGCCACGCGCACCACGGGCTCACGCTAGGCCCGGTCACGGGTCGGCTGATCGCCGAAATGATGACCAATGAAGAGACGCTCGTGGACACGCGGCCGTTCAGGGTGGAGCGGTTCTAG
- a CDS encoding 2-hydroxy-3-oxopropionate reductase codes for MNNPANASSSDAVRRVTFLGLGVMGYPMAGHLAKAGLDVTVFNRTAQKAEQWVAEYGGRAARTPREAVDGAELVLACVGNDDDLRSITLGDQGAFAGMARGTPFVDHTTTSANVARELADIAGTQGLLFIDAPVSGGQSGAQNGKLTIMCGGDAAAFDRAAATLRHYAAAVTLIGPTGAGQLAKMVNQICVASIVQGLSEAIHFGESAGLDMARVLEVIGKGAAASWQMDNRGKTMIEGKFDYGFAVDWMRKDLGFCLDEAKRVGVSLPVTALVDQFYGDVQALGGNRYDTSSLIWRLRKLTPPN; via the coding sequence ATGAACAATCCAGCGAACGCTTCTTCGAGCGATGCAGTGCGCCGCGTCACCTTTCTCGGCCTCGGCGTCATGGGTTATCCGATGGCCGGGCATCTGGCGAAAGCCGGCCTCGACGTGACGGTTTTCAACCGTACCGCGCAAAAGGCGGAGCAATGGGTCGCCGAGTATGGCGGACGCGCTGCACGCACGCCGCGCGAAGCCGTGGACGGCGCCGAGCTGGTGCTAGCATGCGTGGGCAACGACGACGATCTGCGCAGCATCACCCTCGGCGACCAGGGCGCATTTGCGGGCATGGCGCGTGGCACGCCCTTTGTTGATCACACCACCACCTCGGCTAACGTCGCCCGCGAACTCGCGGACATCGCGGGCACGCAGGGTTTGCTCTTCATCGATGCGCCGGTCTCCGGCGGCCAGTCCGGAGCGCAAAACGGCAAGCTGACGATCATGTGCGGCGGCGACGCGGCGGCGTTCGACCGTGCCGCGGCGACGCTGCGCCATTACGCGGCTGCCGTCACGCTGATCGGCCCGACCGGCGCCGGCCAACTAGCAAAAATGGTCAATCAGATCTGCGTCGCCAGCATTGTGCAGGGCCTGTCCGAAGCGATCCATTTCGGCGAGAGCGCCGGCCTCGACATGGCCCGCGTCCTGGAGGTGATTGGCAAAGGCGCGGCGGCGAGCTGGCAGATGGACAATCGCGGCAAGACGATGATCGAAGGCAAGTTCGATTACGGCTTCGCCGTCGACTGGATGCGCAAGGACCTGGGCTTCTGCCTCGACGAAGCGAAGCGCGTTGGCGTTTCGCTGCCGGTCACCGCGCTTGTCGATCAGTTCTACGGCGACGTTCAGGCGCTGGGCGGCAACCGCTACGACACCTCAAGCCTCATCTGGCGTCTACGTAAGCTCACGCCGCCCAATTAA